DNA from Mycobacterium bourgelatii:
CACTTCCGACGGGCGCGTGGACGCAAGGTCGAGGTGGTCCTTTCCGACGGGTCGCAGCTGACCGGACGGGTCGGTGAGACGCGCGGCGACACCATAGGGCTGGTCATCCGGGAAAAGCGGGATTTGACGGTGCGGGAGATCCCGTTGCCGGAGATCGTGAAAGCCGTCGTACAAGTTGAATTTTCACCACCCCCGAAAGCTGAGCTAGAACTGGCGGGAGTGGGTCAGGCCGCGGGAACGGAGGCCGAAGCATGAACATCGACATGGCCGCACTGCATGCCATCGAGGTGGACCGGGGCATCTCGGTCAACGAACTTCTCGAAACGATCAAGTCCGCGCTGCTCACTGCCTACCGGCACACCCAGGGCCACCAGAACGAGGCGCGCATCGAGATCGACCGGAAATCCGGTGTCGTCCGGGTGATCGCCCGGGAGACCGACGAAGACGGCAATCTCATCAGCGAATGGGACGACACCCCCGAGGGTTTCGGTCGTATCGCGGCCACCACCGCGCGCCAGGTGATGCTGCAGCGGTTCCGCGATGCCGAGAACGAGCGCACGTACGGTGAGTTCTCCACCCGGGAGGGCGAGATCGTCGCCGGGGTGATACAGCGCGACAGCCGGGCCAACGCCCGCGGCCTTGTCGTCGTGCGGATGGGTACCGAGACCAAGGCCTCGGAGGGCGTGATACCCGCCGCGGAGCAGGTGCCGGGCGAGAGCTATGAACACGGCAACCGGCTGCGCTGCTACGTGGTGGGGGTGACCCGCGGCGCCCGCGAGCCGGTCATCACGCTGTCGCGAACCCACCCCAACCTGGTTCGCAAGCTGTTCTCGCTGGAGGTGCCCGAGATCGCCGACGGCTCGGTGGAGATCGTGGCCGTGGCACGGGAGGCCGGACATCGCTCCAAGATCGCCGTGGTGTCCCGCGTTCCCGGGCTGAACGCCAAGGGGGCCTGCATCGGCCCGATGGGACAGCGGGTGCGCAACGTGATGAGCGAGCTCTCGGGCGAGAAGATCGACATCATCGACTACGACGAGGATCCGGCTCGCTTCGTCGCCAACGCGTTGTCGCCGGCCAAGGTGGTTTCCGTCTCGGTCATCGACCAGATGGCCCGGGCGGCTCGCGTGGTGGTTCCCGACTTCCAGCTGTCGCTCGCCATCGGGAAGGAAGGCCAGAACGCCAGGCTGGCGGCCCGGCTCACCGGGTGGCGGATCGACATCCGCGGGGATTCCCCCGGGCAACCGTCGGGCCATCCCGAGCATGGCGCGAGCCGGGGCATGGCGCACGAGCGCTGACCGCCGGCTTAAATCTTCCGCCCTCAAATTTCCCGCCCTCAAAACGCCGAAGTAAAGATGCGTCAGCGTCACACCGTCGGGTGGTTCTGACCATTGGCCGGGTGACGCTAGACTTAGCCGTGATCCAGCGCGAGCCTTCGGTCTCGGCGCACCGACGCCCGGATAGTCCCAGCGGACCCGTGCGGACGTGTGTCGGTTGCCGGAAGCGAGAGTTGGCCGTCGAACTGCTTCGAGTGGTGGCGGAGTCGAACGGGAACGGCGCGTACGCCGTAATCGTTGACACAGCCAGAAGACTGCCCGGGCGGGGTGCCTGGCTGCATCCCGTGGAGCAGTGCGTACAACAAGCGATTCGGCGGCGAGCTTTCACCAGAGCGCTGCGCATCACCGGTTCGCCGGACACATCCGCGGTAGTCGAGTACGTGAACAAGCTCGGCCACCGGCCAAAAGAACAGGTAGCAACGAACATGAGCACACCGTGAAGTCCCGATGACCATGCGTCATAGCTAAACCCGAGGCGCGGCCCACTGCTGTCGCCTCATAGACAGGAGATGTAGTGGCAGGTAAGGCCCGCGTACACGAGTTGGCAAAGGAACTCGGTGTCACCAGCAAGGAAGTCCTCGCCCGGCTGAGCGAGCAGGGCGAATTCGTCAAATCAGCATCGTCAACGGTGGAGGCGCCCGTAGCGCGCCGGCTGCGCGAGTCGTTCGGCGGCGGTAAGGCGGCCGCCGCGAAGGAAGCCGCACCGGCCGCGCCGGCCAAGGCCCCCGCCAAAGCCCCCGACAAGTCGCTCGAGCAAGCTCTCGACTCGGCGATCGAAAAGGCGGCGGGCAACGGCGCACCAACCCCCGCACCGGCCAAGCCGGCTGCCCCTCGACCTGCGGCGCCCGCGGCCCCGCCGGCTCCGGCGGCGAGCGCGGCGGCCCCGGCTGCGCCGACCCAACCGACGCCCGGAAAGCCCGCGGCGCCGACGCCCGGACCCAAGCCCGGTTCGCAGGCGCCACAGCCCGGTGCGACTCCGGGCCCGCGGCCCGGCCCGCCGGTCCCGAAGCCAGGCGTTCGCACGCCGCGCGTCGGCAACAACCCGTTCTCGTCGGCTCAGCCGGTCGACCGGCCTATCCCGCGTCCGCACCCGCAGGCCCCACGGCCCGGAGCTCCCCGGCCGGGTGGGCCACGTCCGGGCGGTGCTTCGCCCGGCAACATGCCCCCGCGTCCCGGCGGTGCCGCAGGCGGGCCGCGCCCGCCGCGTACCGGCGCGCCCCGGCCCGGTGGCGCCCGCCCCGGTGGACCTGGTGGCGGTCGCGACGGCGGCGGCGGTAACTACCGCGG
Protein-coding regions in this window:
- the nusA gene encoding transcription termination factor NusA — its product is MNIDMAALHAIEVDRGISVNELLETIKSALLTAYRHTQGHQNEARIEIDRKSGVVRVIARETDEDGNLISEWDDTPEGFGRIAATTARQVMLQRFRDAENERTYGEFSTREGEIVAGVIQRDSRANARGLVVVRMGTETKASEGVIPAAEQVPGESYEHGNRLRCYVVGVTRGAREPVITLSRTHPNLVRKLFSLEVPEIADGSVEIVAVAREAGHRSKIAVVSRVPGLNAKGACIGPMGQRVRNVMSELSGEKIDIIDYDEDPARFVANALSPAKVVSVSVIDQMARAARVVVPDFQLSLAIGKEGQNARLAARLTGWRIDIRGDSPGQPSGHPEHGASRGMAHER
- a CDS encoding YlxR family protein, coding for MAESNGNGAYAVIVDTARRLPGRGAWLHPVEQCVQQAIRRRAFTRALRITGSPDTSAVVEYVNKLGHRPKEQVATNMSTP